The following coding sequences lie in one Zingiber officinale cultivar Zhangliang chromosome 2B, Zo_v1.1, whole genome shotgun sequence genomic window:
- the LOC122049513 gene encoding FCS-Like Zinc finger 15-like, whose product MAGLGVLLEAQQPHRSPAQIISKTSFLSSHGAGGGAFLERCFLCRRKLQQGKDIYMYRGDRGFCSEECRRRQMFMDEETGGRRNSIRD is encoded by the exons ATGGCAGGCCTAGGCGTTCTCTTGGAAGCCCAGCAGCCTCACCGCTCCCCCGCCCAAATCATCTCCAAGACTTCCTTCCTCAGCAGCCACGGGGCCGGCGGCGGCGCGTTCTTGGAACGCTGTTTCCTTTGCAGGAGGAAGCTTCAGCAAGGGAAGGACATCTACATGTACAG AGGAGATCGAGGTTTCTGCAGCGAGGAGTGCCGCCGCCGGCAGATGTTTATGGACGAGGAGACCGGCGGGAGGAGGAATTCCATCCGGGATTGA